The Gemella haemolysans genome includes a region encoding these proteins:
- a CDS encoding TetR/AcrR family transcriptional regulator, translated as MARNRNPHETRKKILEVSKDLFLKKGFDNTSIQDIINGLGGLTKGVIYHHFESKQEILQSIIRENNQEILNYNWRGDTGLEKIQNSLMDALSNFEQQRLVYSASIKLRSPRLLGEQYLSLFSDFLPEIRERVYEGVKDESIKTEYPEELADLIVLTLNIWIGFQISVYSVEELKRKMKFIKLSFDGLDVNLISDEMMGVIFQLFDHLKGVK; from the coding sequence ATGGCGAGGAATAGAAATCCACATGAAACTAGAAAAAAAATACTAGAAGTTTCTAAAGATTTATTTTTAAAAAAGGGATTTGATAATACCTCAATACAAGATATAATAAATGGATTAGGTGGATTGACGAAAGGTGTTATTTATCATCATTTTGAATCGAAACAGGAGATATTACAATCAATTATTAGAGAAAATAATCAAGAAATTCTAAATTATAATTGGAGGGGAGATACTGGATTAGAAAAAATACAAAATTCTTTGATGGATGCTCTCTCTAATTTTGAACAACAAAGGCTTGTATATTCAGCTTCGATAAAGTTAAGAAGTCCACGTTTGTTAGGAGAACAGTATTTAAGTTTATTTTCTGATTTTTTACCAGAAATTAGAGAAAGAGTTTACGAAGGTGTTAAAGATGAATCAATTAAAACAGAATATCCAGAAGAACTGGCTGATTTGATTGTTTTAACTTTGAATATTTGGATTGGATTCCAAATTTCTGTTTATTCAGTAGAGGAACTGAAGAGAAAAATGAAATTCATTAAACTTTCTTTTGATGGACTAGATGTAAACTTGATTTCTGATGAAATGATGGGGGTAATTTTCCAATTATTTGATCACTTAAAAGGTGTTAAATAG
- a CDS encoding ABC transporter permease, producing the protein MLSLIKIEINKVSKSKLLLAWFVTILIVSGVTGIIIMGLGTDNKLGEFVGQSSNDFRIADKWGNWAIATSLFSSLFTKAAFLIFEAYLLSTIFIDEFKQRTIFQLFSYPISKIKLLWGKVISVILISFIAHFTAHVIIQLLINLVAVLTESNYIPVVNQLINLVGISFGTVLIGVLPFVIGMIKYSTPITMLSGLGLAALLTNATPGSLTNNFVGNPLFLIFASFISIIIASVSIYNISRKDINIK; encoded by the coding sequence ATGTTGTCGCTTATTAAGATTGAAATCAATAAGGTTTCTAAATCTAAATTATTGTTGGCTTGGTTTGTTACTATATTGATAGTATCAGGTGTTACAGGAATTATTATCATGGGGCTAGGTACGGATAATAAATTAGGAGAATTTGTAGGGCAGAGTTCTAATGATTTTAGAATTGCTGATAAATGGGGAAATTGGGCAATTGCAACATCATTGTTTTCATCTTTATTTACAAAAGCAGCATTTTTAATTTTTGAAGCATATTTATTGTCTACGATTTTTATTGATGAATTTAAACAAAGAACAATTTTTCAGTTGTTTTCTTATCCTATTTCTAAAATAAAATTACTATGGGGAAAAGTTATATCGGTAATTTTAATATCATTTATTGCTCATTTTACTGCACATGTAATTATTCAATTATTAATTAATTTAGTTGCGGTTTTAACTGAATCAAACTATATCCCAGTAGTTAATCAATTAATTAATTTAGTTGGAATTTCGTTTGGGACAGTACTAATTGGGGTATTACCTTTTGTTATAGGTATGATTAAGTATTCAACACCTATAACAATGCTTTCAGGACTTGGTTTAGCAGCATTACTAACTAATGCAACCCCAGGGAGTTTAACTAATAATTTTGTTGGCAACCCATTGTTCTTAATCTTTGCTAGTTTCATAAGTATAATTATTGCTTCAGTTTCAATTTATAATATTTCAAGAAAAGATATTAATATCAAATAG
- a CDS encoding ABC transporter ATP-binding protein, whose translation MTKISNFLIITLKEDTIQVGIYAPEEKNPGLEVGYRKRGIEMRNVVEIKELFKTIDKEEILSGINLQIAEGEIYGFLGPNGAGKTTLMKCMLTLSTITSGSIEIFGKSLQEHREEILSQIGSIIETPIFYENCTAKEVLKIHAQYMEKNITELDIMSSLSMVGLKNTTKKVKEFSLGMRQRLGLARAFLTKPRLLILDEPINGLDPIGIQEIRNLLLSLSKEHGITILISSHTLSEISQIADKIGVIKNGEMIEQISMKEIMRENIDLEEYFMSHFINKI comes from the coding sequence ATGACTAAAATAAGCAATTTTTTGATAATTACTTTAAAAGAAGATACTATACAAGTTGGTATTTATGCTCCTGAAGAAAAGAATCCTGGATTGGAAGTTGGATATAGAAAGAGAGGTATAGAAATGAGAAATGTTGTTGAAATTAAAGAACTTTTTAAAACTATTGATAAGGAAGAAATCTTGAGTGGTATTAACCTTCAAATTGCTGAAGGAGAAATATATGGTTTTTTAGGTCCCAATGGTGCCGGGAAAACAACTTTAATGAAATGTATGTTGACCTTATCAACTATTACATCTGGTAGTATTGAAATTTTCGGGAAAAGTTTACAAGAACACAGAGAGGAAATTCTAAGTCAGATTGGTAGTATTATTGAAACACCAATTTTTTATGAAAACTGTACTGCAAAAGAAGTCTTGAAAATTCATGCTCAGTATATGGAGAAAAATATTACTGAATTAGATATAATGAGTAGCTTAAGTATGGTAGGATTAAAAAATACGACTAAAAAAGTAAAAGAATTTTCGTTAGGTATGAGACAGAGACTTGGTTTAGCTAGAGCTTTTTTAACAAAACCTAGATTATTAATTTTAGATGAACCAATCAATGGTTTAGATCCAATAGGAATTCAAGAAATTCGAAATCTTTTGCTGTCGCTTTCTAAGGAACATGGAATTACAATATTAATCTCAAGTCATACCTTATCTGAAATTTCACAAATAGCAGATAAGATAGGTGTTATAAAAAATGGAGAAATGATTGAACAAATCTCTATGAAAGAAATTATGAGGGAGAATATTGACTTAGAAGAATATTTTATGTCGCATTTTATAAATAAAATTTAA
- a CDS encoding ABC transporter ATP-binding protein gives MKQLIKKHKKFFYTFMIFNMLVPLTNIAFAYSIKCIIDSGMSQNREALTQAILVGAAVIFIYAGLNFISLRLRNKLVRKIMSRYKNKVFQSILDKNYREFSKGKSGKYISILTENMKKIEQDYLYQYFNISKNFSLMIFSLIAMFIGNWFLTLLVIIASIFPMIISGVIGQKTASLQNSIIIADQKYLAKVKDILSGFLVIKSFNVKEDVRQDYSLESEKLDEIYFMKGKFDILSNIISQLSGMIVFLVAFGGGMYLVFDGHTTIGSVTAIVQLVNFVVMPLNEIGMGISKFREGQATFGSFEMKDITELQTGKRKEYFNDVISFSNIDFSYPNSEEKIFNNLSLNIKKGEKIAIVGMSGSGKSTLLNLLLNFYDVTSGHISIDNQNLQDISSESLYNLMTVVQQDVYIFDDTLSANITLNQPFTEDDIKQAVQQSGLENYILENELGLQTLCGENGSNLSGGEKQRLSIARALIRKTPILLLDEATSSLDNQVTAEIENSILKIRDLTALVVTHKLNEAILKKYDRIIFMKDGIIVEDGPFRDLIDRKGEFYKLFGLSV, from the coding sequence ATGAAACAATTGATAAAGAAGCATAAAAAATTTTTTTATACTTTTATGATTTTTAATATGCTAGTTCCTTTAACTAATATTGCTTTTGCTTATTCTATTAAATGTATTATCGATAGTGGAATGTCCCAGAATAGAGAAGCTTTAACCCAAGCAATACTAGTGGGGGCTGCTGTTATTTTCATCTATGCTGGTCTTAATTTTATATCTCTTCGATTGAGAAATAAACTTGTTAGAAAAATTATGTCAAGATATAAAAACAAGGTGTTTCAATCAATTTTAGATAAGAATTATAGAGAATTTTCTAAGGGAAAATCAGGGAAATATATTTCTATATTGACTGAAAATATGAAGAAAATCGAGCAGGACTATTTATACCAGTATTTTAATATCTCAAAAAACTTTTCTTTGATGATTTTCTCATTAATAGCCATGTTTATAGGCAATTGGTTTTTAACTTTATTGGTTATCATTGCCAGCATTTTTCCAATGATAATTTCAGGAGTTATTGGGCAAAAAACAGCTTCTTTACAAAATAGTATTATTATTGCGGATCAAAAGTATTTAGCTAAGGTTAAAGATATTCTATCAGGCTTTCTGGTTATTAAAAGTTTTAACGTGAAAGAGGATGTTCGTCAAGACTACAGCCTTGAAAGTGAAAAATTGGATGAGATATATTTTATGAAAGGTAAATTTGATATTCTATCTAATATTATTTCTCAGCTTTCAGGGATGATTGTTTTTTTAGTAGCCTTTGGTGGAGGAATGTATCTCGTCTTCGATGGTCATACCACAATTGGAAGTGTAACAGCTATTGTTCAATTAGTCAATTTTGTAGTAATGCCACTAAATGAAATTGGTATGGGAATAAGTAAATTCCGTGAAGGACAGGCGACATTTGGTTCGTTTGAAATGAAGGATATAACCGAACTTCAAACTGGTAAAAGGAAAGAATATTTCAATGATGTTATTTCTTTTTCAAATATTGATTTTTCTTATCCTAATTCTGAAGAAAAAATTTTTAATAATTTATCTTTGAATATCAAAAAGGGTGAAAAAATTGCAATAGTAGGTATGTCAGGGAGTGGGAAATCAACTTTACTCAATTTATTACTGAATTTTTATGATGTGACAAGTGGGCATATTTCAATTGATAATCAAAATTTGCAAGATATTTCATCAGAGAGCCTATATAATTTAATGACTGTTGTTCAGCAAGATGTTTATATTTTTGATGATACCTTAAGTGCAAATATTACCCTTAATCAACCTTTCACAGAAGATGATATAAAGCAAGCTGTGCAGCAGTCTGGGTTAGAAAATTATATTTTAGAAAATGAATTAGGTCTACAAACTTTATGCGGAGAGAATGGATCAAATCTATCTGGTGGAGAAAAACAAAGACTTAGTATTGCACGTGCCTTAATTCGTAAAACCCCAATCTTATTATTGGATGAGGCTACCTCATCTTTGGATAATCAAGTTACTGCTGAAATTGAAAATTCAATCTTGAAAATTCGAGATTTGACAGCTCTTGTTGTCACACACAAGTTGAATGAAGCTATTTTGAAAAAATATGATAGAATTATTTTTATGAAAGATGGTATCATTGTAGAAGACGGTCCTTTTCGTGATTTGATCGATAGAAAAGGTGAATTTTATAAGTTGTTTGGGTTGAGTGTGTAA
- a CDS encoding disulfide bond formation protein translates to MTSSLKRIAEKIVFIIEEDYPKQKSVTGSIQSIYQLANEIVESGEVAKNINFKSLVRMFADETTHYQSEIIYLLQDLDKELKKNEHKR, encoded by the coding sequence ATGACAAGTAGTTTAAAGCGAATTGCTGAAAAAATTGTTTTTATTATTGAAGAAGATTACCCCAAACAAAAAAGTGTTACAGGCTCAATTCAAAGTATTTATCAATTAGCAAATGAAATTGTAGAAAGTGGAGAAGTAGCAAAAAACATAAATTTTAAAAGTCTAGTTAGAATGTTTGCAGATGAGACAACGCATTATCAAAGTGAGATTATTTACTTACTTCAAGATTTAGATAAGGAATTGAAAAAAAATGAACATAAAAGATAG
- the imm48 gene encoding Imm48 family immunity protein, whose translation MEKQYVSESLRIANDIIQLVKIDLGDEMNRQILASYIFGVLNAKAIQESISPIDVQVTMIRVGIKALGYSPEAATQMTQFVIDATDKNFHPTVYAIIHRGIEAFYLYSNEKYEQLKEDFDNIMASIK comes from the coding sequence ATGGAAAAGCAATATGTAAGCGAGTCATTAAGAATAGCAAATGATATTATTCAATTGGTTAAAATTGATCTAGGGGACGAAATGAATAGGCAAATTTTAGCTTCCTATATATTTGGTGTTTTAAATGCTAAAGCAATTCAAGAGTCCATTTCTCCAATCGATGTTCAAGTTACAATGATTCGTGTTGGAATAAAAGCATTGGGCTATAGTCCAGAGGCAGCTACTCAAATGACGCAATTTGTTATCGATGCCACAGATAAGAATTTCCACCCGACTGTATATGCAATAATACATAGAGGAATAGAGGCGTTTTATCTCTATAGTAATGAGAAGTACGAGCAATTAAAAGAGGATTTTGATAATATAATGGCATCCATAAAATAA
- a CDS encoding SMI1/KNR4 family protein, whose product MYYFKSLERPISNSELSEIEKKINVILPEDYKEFLLDVNVGIPKEQYLSFFIDDLNEEVILGTMLGISENKNFSLTDWNSEYQMELPYDSFVFGTEYGGGLFVMIVSGEDRGIYFWDHTFIFDQSSVDSNVYFLADNFTNFIEKLYISEP is encoded by the coding sequence ATGTATTATTTTAAATCGTTAGAGAGACCTATCTCAAATTCAGAACTATCAGAGATAGAAAAAAAAATAAATGTAATACTTCCAGAAGACTATAAGGAATTTCTATTAGATGTTAATGTGGGTATTCCTAAAGAGCAGTACTTATCGTTTTTTATTGATGATTTAAATGAAGAAGTGATTTTGGGGACAATGTTAGGTATTTCAGAGAATAAAAACTTTAGTCTAACGGATTGGAACTCAGAATATCAAATGGAACTTCCATACGATTCATTTGTCTTTGGAACGGAATATGGAGGAGGGTTATTTGTTATGATTGTGAGTGGAGAGGATAGAGGAATTTATTTTTGGGACCACACATTTATATTTGACCAGTCGTCGGTAGATTCAAATGTATACTTTTTAGCAGATAATTTTACTAATTTTATAGAAAAGTTATATATTTCTGAACCATAG
- a CDS encoding Imm59 family immunity protein, with protein MDSEQIEKFKQEIECIIKEKNYISLRYVLFDETNRTPFAVHIFYKDDLFMVNSRDERGYKIGRTFEFDNFSEAEKKFFNVLDFIVREGRREISNRGSYMYSSPLWDKP; from the coding sequence ATGGATTCGGAACAAATTGAAAAATTCAAACAAGAAATAGAATGTATTATAAAAGAAAAAAATTATATATCTTTACGGTATGTTCTTTTCGATGAAACAAATAGAACACCATTTGCTGTACATATATTTTACAAAGATGATTTATTCATGGTGAATAGCAGAGATGAGAGGGGTTATAAAATTGGAAGAACATTTGAATTTGATAATTTTTCTGAGGCTGAAAAAAAATTCTTTAATGTATTGGACTTTATAGTACGTGAGGGTCGAAGGGAGATATCTAACAGAGGAAGCTATATGTATTCCTCACCTCTTTGGGATAAACCATAA
- a CDS encoding SMI1/KNR4 family protein — MILEGLKKINEEQITRAENTLNISFPLDYKDFILSNNGMCAEGELGITLPLNQEVIAIDILYGIDTETENCNILEWTQEYKEDLPENTLIIGDDVLMGFFILVCKGEDKGVYYYDHAYNLEGSDDDGNTYFIANSFEEFINQLTVIE; from the coding sequence ATGATTTTAGAAGGTTTAAAAAAAATAAATGAGGAGCAAATTACTCGAGCTGAAAATACTTTAAATATCTCATTCCCCTTAGATTATAAAGATTTTATTCTATCGAATAATGGGATGTGCGCAGAAGGTGAGCTTGGTATAACACTTCCTTTGAATCAAGAAGTAATAGCCATAGATATTCTATATGGAATTGATACAGAAACCGAGAATTGCAACATTCTTGAATGGACTCAAGAATACAAAGAAGATTTACCTGAAAACACTCTTATTATTGGAGATGATGTACTGATGGGGTTCTTTATTTTAGTTTGTAAAGGAGAAGATAAAGGGGTGTACTATTATGATCATGCTTATAACTTAGAGGGTTCGGATGATGATGGAAATACTTATTTTATAGCTAACTCTTTTGAGGAGTTCATAAATCAATTGACTGTGATTGAATAA
- a CDS encoding immunity 22 family protein: METDNTVSIWIGNFKNLTELENYIDLTYDDEGEIVVSDFFNDFKIDINDIDEDLIEKAVLPNETNDISIILRTASYEEQLLCKLNALESLTINKGNVVVLIYNYAYDGSVKSSDYLNFITSVDYR, encoded by the coding sequence ATGGAAACAGACAATACGGTATCTATTTGGATAGGTAATTTCAAAAATTTAACTGAGTTAGAAAATTATATTGATCTAACTTATGATGATGAGGGAGAGATCGTTGTTTCTGATTTTTTCAACGATTTTAAGATAGACATTAATGATATAGATGAAGATTTAATTGAAAAAGCAGTTTTGCCAAATGAAACAAACGATATATCTATTATTTTGCGCACTGCTTCCTATGAGGAACAGTTGTTGTGTAAATTGAACGCATTAGAGAGTCTGACTATAAATAAAGGCAATGTAGTTGTACTAATCTATAACTATGCTTATGATGGCTCTGTAAAATCCTCAGATTATTTAAATTTCATTACAAGTGTAGATTATAGATAA
- a CDS encoding ankyrin repeat domain-containing protein, producing the protein MESKAIFEAAQVGDFKLLKDLYIGSINQVNKEQLNLLSVVLTNSDKIEDRIKIINFLLDRGIDINYQDRDGRTALHNFFQFKANWRPNVDYAVNVIAKLIEAGININAIDKYGSVALIYSLTVLKLTTQDAYPIYELLLKHNADYTLKNDAGKSALDYAKELSWRNDFLNILEKYENESK; encoded by the coding sequence ATGGAATCAAAAGCAATATTTGAAGCTGCACAGGTAGGCGATTTTAAATTACTGAAAGATTTATATATCGGTAGTATAAATCAGGTAAATAAGGAACAATTGAATCTTTTATCGGTTGTCCTCACTAATAGTGATAAAATTGAAGACCGAATTAAGATAATTAACTTCTTGCTTGATAGAGGTATAGATATAAACTATCAGGATAGAGATGGTAGAACAGCACTACATAATTTTTTTCAATTTAAAGCAAATTGGAGACCGAATGTAGATTACGCAGTAAATGTAATAGCTAAGTTAATTGAAGCGGGTATAAATATTAATGCAATTGATAAATATGGATCAGTAGCACTAATTTATTCTTTAACTGTTTTAAAATTAACAACGCAAGATGCATATCCTATTTATGAATTATTGTTAAAACATAATGCAGATTATACTCTAAAAAATGATGCGGGTAAATCTGCGTTAGACTACGCTAAAGAGTTATCTTGGAGAAATGATTTTTTAAATATTTTGGAGAAGTATGAAAATGAAAGTAAGTGA
- a CDS encoding DUF2185 domain-containing protein, whose translation MKVSDNYGGFVLSRNVKNGLPIAYTYREKSRLLQLNGWTIYSSSDDEEYVNNPQNFEIVSAKTMFSIAPVMEEIFEAKYGTNLAWLYEEGVHVGFYDLNEEKEVKISEILD comes from the coding sequence ATGAAAGTAAGTGATAATTATGGAGGATTTGTTCTATCAAGGAATGTAAAAAATGGATTACCTATTGCGTATACTTACAGAGAAAAATCTCGACTGTTACAATTAAATGGATGGACTATTTATTCTAGTTCCGATGATGAGGAATACGTAAATAATCCCCAAAATTTTGAAATTGTATCAGCAAAAACCATGTTTTCTATTGCACCCGTGATGGAAGAAATTTTTGAAGCGAAGTATGGGACGAATTTAGCGTGGCTATACGAGGAGGGGGTTCATGTTGGTTTCTATGATTTAAATGAGGAAAAAGAGGTGAAAATATCTGAAATTTTAGATTAG
- a CDS encoding SMI1/KNR4 family protein: MPSIELVKEKEEEWCIDLPSSFKEFIIRYNGIIPKKNLFKISDDKEYVIERFLCILDDFEENSLGMYDIDAIWSPILEILSVDLDSVGVELLPVATVFGGDFICLDYREGPQNPKVCYWKREDSYEWHPSVEFISETFEDFLGMLYSEDDIVK, translated from the coding sequence TTGCCTAGTATTGAATTAGTTAAGGAAAAAGAGGAAGAATGGTGCATTGATTTACCGAGTTCCTTTAAGGAATTCATAATCAGATATAATGGGATAATTCCTAAAAAGAATCTTTTTAAAATCAGTGATGATAAAGAGTATGTTATAGAAAGATTCCTTTGTATTTTAGATGATTTTGAAGAGAATTCCCTAGGAATGTACGATATTGATGCTATATGGAGTCCAATACTAGAAATTTTAAGTGTGGATCTAGATTCTGTTGGTGTAGAACTATTACCAGTAGCAACAGTGTTCGGTGGTGATTTTATATGTTTAGATTATAGAGAAGGGCCCCAGAACCCTAAGGTATGTTATTGGAAGCGCGAGGATTCATACGAATGGCATCCTAGTGTAGAGTTTATTTCAGAAACATTTGAAGATTTTTTAGGAATGCTATATTCTGAAGATGATATTGTCAAATAG
- a CDS encoding SMI1/KNR4 family protein: protein MEYKNTIITPLPDEQLLNEEEKIWRVSLPASAKEFFKQYSGLIPKKNIFSGKLPQDQERIIERFLCILHDTQNHTLGMYDIDVILTQLDERLLYSEDILGVELLPVAALFGGDFVCLDYSQRRENPSVCIWHHESSYELNPSTTFITDTFEDFLGMLYSKDDIANS from the coding sequence ATGGAATATAAAAATACGATAATAACACCATTACCTGACGAACAGTTACTGAATGAAGAAGAAAAGATATGGAGGGTTTCACTCCCAGCATCTGCTAAGGAATTTTTTAAACAATATAGTGGGTTGATTCCTAAGAAGAATATCTTTAGTGGAAAGTTACCTCAAGATCAGGAACGTATAATAGAACGTTTTTTATGTATTTTACATGATACTCAAAATCATACTTTGGGTATGTATGATATAGATGTAATTCTAACGCAATTAGATGAACGCTTACTGTATTCTGAAGATATTTTAGGAGTAGAATTACTACCTGTAGCGGCTTTATTTGGCGGAGACTTTGTTTGCTTAGATTATAGTCAGAGAAGGGAGAATCCTAGTGTGTGCATATGGCATCATGAATCTTCTTATGAACTTAATCCATCCACAACTTTTATCACGGATACATTTGAAGACTTTTTAGGAATGCTATATTCTAAAGATGATATTGCAAATAGCTAG
- a CDS encoding HNH/ENDO VII family nuclease, whose product MHSCLEKKLYKRPSGYRKNAKETVWDKTKDEQGVVKDPITKKVMDIEEPWDMGHKLGHGFRKHQQSAADRKITRKQFLDEYNNPNSYRPELPESNRSHIGEDKMDFYFGS is encoded by the coding sequence ATACACTCCTGTTTAGAGAAAAAACTTTACAAGCGTCCATCAGGTTATAGGAAGAATGCAAAGGAAACTGTCTGGGATAAAACTAAGGATGAACAAGGTGTTGTCAAAGATCCTATTACTAAAAAGGTAATGGATATTGAGGAGCCTTGGGATATGGGACATAAACTGGGACATGGATTTAGAAAACACCAACAAAGTGCGGCTGATAGAAAAATAACTCGTAAACAATTTTTAGATGAATATAATAATCCCAATAGCTATAGACCAGAGCTACCAGAATCTAATAGAAGTCATATTGGTGAAGATAAGATGGATTTTTATTTTGGTTCATGA
- a CDS encoding suppressor of fused domain protein, with the protein MEYDKKEIARKLLDDVGGTPRVYAFKDESGKEIDIFCGDDSPIEHVSSYSTVGLSEYTLNKKIDDKSLRAEIIGLTDSRNDLFPNIISDCAFKVMDGLSPCIPGTVFLNAIDNYYLDFNMNHMLLTIPFLWELHDLEFDHEYVTWLFAVPISESEYHFFVENGYQKLEMLFEKKQIDIYDLNRSPVV; encoded by the coding sequence ATGGAATATGATAAAAAAGAGATAGCTAGAAAGCTTTTAGATGATGTTGGCGGTACTCCAAGAGTATATGCATTTAAAGATGAATCTGGAAAAGAAATTGACATATTTTGTGGTGATGATTCTCCAATTGAACACGTATCTTCTTACTCAACTGTTGGGTTATCAGAGTACACTTTGAACAAAAAGATAGATGATAAATCTTTAAGAGCAGAAATTATTGGTTTAACAGATAGTAGGAATGATTTGTTTCCAAATATAATAAGTGACTGTGCTTTTAAAGTGATGGATGGATTATCTCCTTGTATACCAGGGACTGTATTTCTAAATGCAATAGATAATTATTATCTAGATTTTAATATGAACCACATGTTATTGACTATCCCATTTTTATGGGAGTTGCACGATTTGGAATTTGATCATGAATATGTAACTTGGTTGTTTGCAGTTCCGATTTCTGAGTCGGAGTACCATTTTTTTGTTGAGAATGGGTATCAAAAATTAGAAATGTTATTTGAAAAAAAACAAATAGATATTTATGATTTAAATCGTAGTCCTGTGGTTTAG
- a CDS encoding SMI1/KNR4 family protein, which translates to MTIKLDKFGFANNGEILMLENEFEVVLPEDYKSFLLQENGGRNTAYRYKNLVRIPQVSEEINIDVMFGVSTNVKNGDIKQWTSEYQDDLFPNSIIIGDTIQHGFIVFWLSKDDNAGIYYYDDTYEFASSTDDMNTYFLANSFSEFLNMVEN; encoded by the coding sequence ATGACAATAAAGCTTGATAAATTTGGATTTGCTAATAACGGGGAAATTTTAATGTTAGAAAATGAATTTGAAGTGGTTCTTCCGGAAGATTATAAGAGTTTTTTGTTGCAGGAAAACGGTGGTAGAAATACAGCTTATAGATATAAAAATTTAGTAAGAATTCCTCAAGTTAGTGAAGAAATTAATATTGATGTAATGTTTGGTGTTTCAACGAATGTAAAAAATGGAGATATTAAACAGTGGACAAGTGAATATCAAGATGATTTGTTCCCGAACTCAATCATTATTGGGGACACTATTCAGCATGGCTTCATAGTGTTCTGGCTGAGCAAGGATGATAATGCTGGAATTTATTATTATGATGATACCTATGAATTTGCATCGTCTACTGATGATATGAATACTTATTTTTTGGCAAATTCATTTAGTGAGTTTTTAAATATGGTAGAAAATTAG
- a CDS encoding immunity 22 family protein, whose amino-acid sequence MKQKVSLWLGNFASQEEFQEYFKISYKEDGATRFQKFKPDPNYQEGIIGGKDGTSFWLSKDHADVIQDVAKGDNRLYETLLGFDEGYLGDNPLYRLDVAPEVVSEKGISIPSGREDGANGWWRPGGRTYPGDMPEGVMDGISIKEGDVT is encoded by the coding sequence ATGAAACAAAAAGTATCGTTATGGCTTGGTAATTTTGCCAGTCAAGAAGAATTTCAAGAATACTTCAAAATTTCATATAAAGAGGATGGTGCTACTAGATTTCAAAAATTTAAGCCAGATCCTAATTATCAAGAAGGAATTATTGGAGGTAAAGATGGCACAAGTTTTTGGTTGAGTAAAGACCATGCGGATGTTATTCAAGATGTCGCCAAAGGTGATAATCGCCTCTATGAAACCTTACTGGGCTTTGACGAAGGGTACTTAGGTGACAATCCACTTTATCGCTTGGATGTAGCACCGGAAGTTGTCTCTGAAAAAGGGATCTCAATCCCAAGTGGTAGGGAAGACGGTGCGAATGGTTGGTGGCGACCAGGGGGAAGAACCTATCCAGGAGACATGCCGGAGGGTGTCATGGACGGTATCAGTATAAAGGAAGGAGACGTCACATGA
- a CDS encoding Imm59 family immunity protein, whose amino-acid sequence MQQKVEELNYTTLRVSVFNGRNKGREDWQTRIEYDEGEKVYLVYSLGDRASIIGKIRTFRNFEEAEQCLFEILDLTVKYNRLQVMTNEEPEYPSPLWDKP is encoded by the coding sequence ATTCAACAGAAAGTTGAAGAGTTGAATTATACTACGCTAAGAGTCTCCGTATTTAATGGCAGGAATAAAGGGAGAGAAGATTGGCAAACGCGAATAGAATATGATGAGGGGGAAAAAGTATACTTAGTTTATTCTTTAGGAGATAGGGCAAGTATTATAGGAAAGATTAGAACATTTAGAAATTTTGAAGAAGCAGAGCAATGCTTATTTGAGATATTGGATTTAACTGTAAAATATAACAGGTTGCAAGTTATGACTAACGAGGAACCAGAATATCCTTCTCCTTTGTGGGACAAACCATAA